One segment of Pyrococcus sp. ST04 DNA contains the following:
- a CDS encoding DUF2334 domain-containing protein, which translates to MKKRNLTVLSLLLITIIFAGLSFQTTSQCKKGKVGFIILVHDVSPVYISYLQNITKIIQEYGLQSDTYLLIIPNHAGNNEISKYPMFVAMIKRLEREGFKVGIHGYTHIGDEFNCNSSVAEEKIKLATIALKKANISFERIFVPPRYSISKEALNVLLKDNFTVILRDRIYYPNGTCIKVKNREYTWYASNFTLGIRLIIAKFEFRKNKENFILSLHPKAANYGCGLEFLRRFLEFVKSLG; encoded by the coding sequence ATGAAAAAGCGCAACCTCACCGTGTTATCCCTACTTCTGATTACAATTATATTTGCGGGACTTAGTTTTCAAACAACATCCCAGTGTAAAAAGGGAAAAGTTGGATTCATTATTCTTGTTCATGATGTAAGTCCGGTATATATAAGCTATCTCCAAAACATAACCAAGATTATACAAGAGTACGGTCTTCAGAGTGATACATACTTGCTGATAATCCCTAATCATGCTGGAAATAATGAGATAAGCAAGTACCCGATGTTTGTGGCGATGATAAAGAGGCTTGAGAGGGAGGGGTTTAAAGTTGGAATCCATGGATATACGCATATTGGAGACGAATTCAACTGTAATTCCTCAGTTGCAGAGGAAAAGATAAAACTTGCCACCATTGCACTTAAAAAGGCTAACATAAGCTTTGAAAGGATATTTGTGCCTCCAAGGTATTCAATTTCAAAAGAGGCGTTGAATGTTCTCTTAAAAGACAACTTTACGGTCATCTTGAGGGACAGGATTTACTATCCAAACGGAACATGTATCAAAGTTAAGAACAGAGAGTACACGTGGTATGCAAGTAACTTCACGCTTGGGATTAGACTTATAATAGCTAAATTTGAATTCAGAAAGAATAAAGAAAACTTTATCCTCTCCCTTCATCCAAAAGCAGCAAACTACGGTTGTGGATTGGAATTTCTAAGGAGATTTTTGGAGTTCGTTAAGAGCCTCGGCTAA
- the gcvPB gene encoding aminomethyl-transferring glycine dehydrogenase subunit GcvPB — MFRQAKWDEPLIFELSHPGRVGYTLPKPIEDVDVKIPEKLRRKSPLNLPEVSEPEVVKHYTRLSEMNYGVDSGIYPLGSCTMKYNPKINEELATHPKVAFLHPYQDERTVQGALKIMWELEQWLKEITGMDRFTLQPAAGANGEFTGVMIIKAYHLDKGETQRTEMLVPDSAHGTNPASAAMAGFKVIEIPSNENGTVDLEALENAVSERTAGLMLTNPNTLGIFEDEILEIAKIVHKAGGLLYYDGANLNAVLGKIRPGDMGFDIVHLNLHKTFSTPHGGGGPGAGPVGVKDFLKDYLPVPLVSYDEENDRYYLDYNVPKSIGKVKELFGNFSVLVRALTYLKIMGRDGLKEVSEVAVLNANYLTQKLKGTRGYELPHKELRKHEVVFSAEPMRRDTGVKALDVAKRLLDFGMHAPTIYFPLIVHEALMIEPTETATKEELDAYVEALKKISEEAYTNPEVVKSAPHNTAVRRVDDVLAAKKPIITWKMYKELKEKGEVDY, encoded by the coding sequence ATGTTCAGGCAGGCAAAGTGGGATGAGCCCCTAATTTTTGAACTTTCACATCCCGGAAGGGTTGGCTACACATTACCAAAGCCAATAGAGGATGTGGATGTTAAAATACCTGAAAAGCTCAGGAGAAAGAGCCCTCTCAACTTACCTGAAGTTAGCGAGCCGGAGGTTGTTAAGCACTATACAAGGCTCAGTGAGATGAACTATGGTGTTGACTCGGGAATATATCCCCTAGGATCATGTACAATGAAATATAATCCTAAGATAAACGAGGAACTTGCAACTCATCCGAAGGTAGCTTTCCTCCACCCATATCAAGATGAAAGAACTGTTCAGGGAGCTCTAAAGATAATGTGGGAACTTGAACAGTGGCTTAAGGAGATTACAGGAATGGATCGCTTCACATTGCAACCGGCCGCTGGAGCTAATGGGGAGTTTACTGGTGTTATGATAATAAAGGCTTACCACCTTGATAAGGGAGAAACCCAGAGAACAGAAATGCTCGTTCCAGATTCAGCACACGGAACAAATCCTGCCTCTGCAGCAATGGCTGGATTTAAGGTTATTGAAATTCCATCAAATGAAAATGGAACAGTAGATCTAGAGGCACTTGAGAATGCGGTAAGTGAGAGAACTGCAGGACTAATGCTTACGAATCCGAACACCCTGGGAATTTTTGAGGATGAAATTCTGGAAATAGCAAAGATAGTTCACAAAGCTGGGGGACTTCTTTACTACGATGGGGCCAATCTAAATGCTGTACTTGGAAAGATAAGGCCCGGAGATATGGGATTTGACATCGTCCACCTGAACCTTCACAAGACTTTCTCAACACCTCACGGAGGAGGAGGGCCAGGTGCAGGTCCCGTTGGAGTCAAAGACTTTCTTAAAGATTACCTACCAGTTCCTCTTGTCAGCTATGATGAAGAGAACGACAGGTATTATTTAGACTACAATGTTCCTAAGAGCATAGGGAAAGTTAAGGAACTCTTTGGCAACTTTTCAGTATTGGTAAGGGCTCTAACTTACCTTAAGATAATGGGTAGGGATGGTCTTAAGGAAGTGAGCGAGGTTGCCGTTTTGAACGCTAACTACCTCACACAGAAGCTGAAGGGAACAAGAGGCTACGAGTTACCTCATAAAGAACTTAGAAAGCACGAAGTTGTGTTCTCTGCAGAGCCCATGAGAAGGGATACGGGAGTTAAAGCTCTTGACGTTGCAAAGAGACTCTTAGATTTTGGAATGCACGCTCCAACAATATACTTCCCATTGATAGTCCACGAGGCATTAATGATAGAGCCTACAGAAACTGCAACTAAGGAAGAGCTTGATGCATATGTTGAAGCCCTCAAGAAGATAAGCGAGGAGGCCTATACTAACCCCGAAGTCGTTAAGTCGGCACCTCATAACACGGCCGTCAGAAGAGTGGATGACGTTCTCGCGGCGAAGAAGCCGATAATAACTTGGAAGATGTACAAGGAGCTAAAGGAAAAGGGTGAAGTGGACTATTAA